CCGCCTGAAAAAACCGCCCTGTAAGGCGGTTTTTTGTTTTATGGGAACAATGGCTGAACAGGGCGGGGAAATACCGCAAAATATGTTATTGACAGCCGCATGCGGTTTGTATATACTAATCCTGTGGTAAGGAGTGGATTAAAGTGGGTTTAAGTGTCACGATATAAAAAATCCGCTTTTTTACGACGGAAATCCGCAAAAACAATCCGCGCGGGCGGAAGGAACCGCCGGGAGAAGTATCCAGAGTTCAAAAACGGAGCAAGCCGATGCCGGCCTTTTACGGGATAACACAATACAGGCTGGACCCGAAAAACCGCCTTTTCCTGCCCGCCGCGTTTCGCGCGGCGCTGAAAAAGGAGAAGGGTGGGCATTTCATGCTGACAACCGGACTAAACGGCTGCCTGTATCTTTTCCTGCCGTCGCAGTGGGAAGCGCTGCTGGCGAACAATATGCAGGCGTTTCGCGGAGCCAACCCGGAACAGGAACGGGCCTTCAAACGCTTCTTTTTCGGCAACGCGCAGGAAGCGCAGGTTGATTCAGCCGGACGGATACTGCTGTCCGCCATTCAACGCCAGTACGCCGCGCTTGAGCGGGAGACGGTGATCGTAGGGGTGGGCAACAAAGCGGAAATCTGGTCGGATAAGCGCTGGCACAAATATAATGACGAAGCAATAAAGCCGAACGAAGCGCGCTTTTCGAAAATTTACGATATATGACGCAATGGACACATAAATCCGTTTTGCTGAAAGAAACCGCCGACCTGCTGGTAACCGAGCCGGGCGGCATTTATCTCGACGGCACGCTGGGGCTCGGCGGACACAGCGAATATCTGCTGCGGCACAAACTTTCGGCCGAAGGCCGGATACTGGGGATTGACTGGGACTGCGAAGCGGCGGAACTGGCGAGCGCAAAGCTCGCCGGTTCCGCTTCCCAAATCATCATCGAGCACGGCTCCTACACGCAGGCCCCGGAAATCCTGGAACGCCACGGGATTGCGGGCGTCAGCGGCGCGCTGTTTGATCTGGGCCTGAGTTCGTATCAGCTGGAAAACCCCGCGAAAGGCTTTTCATTCATGCATGACGGGCCGCTCGACATGCGCTACAACACCGGAACCGGCAAAACCGCGGCGGAACTGCTTAACACGGCGGACTATGACGAGCTGGTGCGGATTCTGGAGGAATACGGAGAGGAACGGTTCGCCGCCAGAATAGCCGACAAGATCGTTGACCGGCGCGCCGAAACGCCATTCGCGAGCACCGCCGAACTGCGCAATCTCGTGCGGAACGCCGTGCCCCGGCATGGCCGAATCCATCCGGCCACCAAAACATTCCAGGCGTTGCGGATAGCGGTGAACGCGGAGTTGGAAAACGTAGTGTCGGCGCTGGCCATGCTGGACGGAATTTTGCTGTCGGGCGGGCGCGCGGCCTTCATCACTTTTCACTCGACCGAGGACCGCATCGTAAAATACGGCCTGCGCGGACTGGCCGAAAAACACGGCTGGAAACTGCTTACGAAAAAAGCGGTGAAACCGTCGCGCGCGGAAATTCTGGAAAACCCCCGCAGCAGAAGCGCCAAGCTGCGGGTTATTGAAAAACTCGATTACAGGCAGTCCGCCGCGAAACCTTACGCGGATGAATTTTAGGCTTTGTCCGGCGGGGCGGTATCCTCCTCCCATCACATGACCCCGCCGGGCATTAGATTTTGAACCACGGAGTTTGATACAATGAAAAAGATGAAAGCGGTTTCAGCGGTTCTATTCGCGAGCCTTTTCGTGCTCGCTCTGGTGCAGATGCGGGTGGAAGCGGTTAAAACCGGCTACCAGATCAACCGCATCAACACCCAGCTGTCGGTTAAAACCGCACGCAACCGCCATCTGCAATTCAAGCTGCAGGCCCTTAAATCTCCCGCCAATATCGAGGCGATGGCGCAGGCCCGCCTGAATATGGTGCATCCTTCACCCTGTATGACGGCCAAACTGGAAACGCTGGGCAAGCCGTCCGTGCCGGGTTCCAGGCTTGTGGCGAAAGTGTTTAATACAGATTTGCGGTAAATCCGCCGCACTCACCGTGCGAAAGCCACATGATAAACACCACAAAACAGAGGCTTGCCATAGTAAGCATCCTCACGCTTCTGCCGGCAATCCCGCTTGCGGCGCGACTGTTTTACCTTCAGACTTTCCGGCACAGCGAACTGGCTGGCAAAGCCGCCAGCACGACCAGCACACCCACTATGGAAACGCGGCTGCGCGGCACGATACGCGATCGGTCGGGCGTGGCGCTCGCCGAATCCCTGCCGACATATACCTGCGCCATCTCCAAACGCGACACCAATAGTCCCCGGCAGATGATTCCCCTGCTCGCCCGCGAACTGGAACTGCCGGAAGCGAAAATCAGGGCAAAGTGGAACTCGGCTAAAAACTTTTTTTATGTAAAAACCAAGATCGAGCCGGCGGTCTACGAAAATCTCATGAAACAGCTGCGCGCGCGCAAGCTCTCCGGCGCGATCCTGTCGCGCAGCTTCAACCGGGTCCACCCGTCCGGCGAGCTGGCGAAAGATCTGCTCGGTTCGGTTTCATACGACCATACGGGCGTGTCCGGCATAGAGAAGATGTATGACGAAACCCTGCGCGGCAAAGTGGAAAAACATCTCGCCTATAAAGACCGCTACGGCCAGATCATCTATAATCCCGATCTGAAAACCGAGGAAGACCTGCGCGACGTGACGCTGGCTATTGATTCCAGAATACAGTATTACACCGAAACGGCGCTCGACCGCGCGGTGGCGGCCAG
The Elusimicrobiaceae bacterium DNA segment above includes these coding regions:
- the mraZ gene encoding division/cell wall cluster transcriptional repressor MraZ encodes the protein MPAFYGITQYRLDPKNRLFLPAAFRAALKKEKGGHFMLTTGLNGCLYLFLPSQWEALLANNMQAFRGANPEQERAFKRFFFGNAQEAQVDSAGRILLSAIQRQYAALERETVIVGVGNKAEIWSDKRWHKYNDEAIKPNEARFSKIYDI
- the rsmH gene encoding 16S rRNA (cytosine(1402)-N(4))-methyltransferase RsmH, which gives rise to MTQWTHKSVLLKETADLLVTEPGGIYLDGTLGLGGHSEYLLRHKLSAEGRILGIDWDCEAAELASAKLAGSASQIIIEHGSYTQAPEILERHGIAGVSGALFDLGLSSYQLENPAKGFSFMHDGPLDMRYNTGTGKTAAELLNTADYDELVRILEEYGEERFAARIADKIVDRRAETPFASTAELRNLVRNAVPRHGRIHPATKTFQALRIAVNAELENVVSALAMLDGILLSGGRAAFITFHSTEDRIVKYGLRGLAEKHGWKLLTKKAVKPSRAEILENPRSRSAKLRVIEKLDYRQSAAKPYADEF